In one window of Haloterrigena salifodinae DNA:
- a CDS encoding DUF5783 family protein, with protein sequence MADFDPEKFEDKYANYFPELQQAYKNAFNRMNDQYDSELVHAIDQQVLNESEPFYEGDGEFRIELPDDPYDRLTGVLVERDRFEEVLERHIEEIETELQRVFGFA encoded by the coding sequence ATGGCCGACTTCGATCCCGAGAAATTCGAAGACAAGTACGCCAACTACTTCCCGGAGCTCCAGCAGGCGTACAAGAACGCGTTCAACCGGATGAACGACCAGTACGACTCCGAGCTGGTCCACGCGATCGACCAGCAGGTGCTAAACGAGAGCGAACCCTTCTACGAGGGCGACGGCGAGTTCCGCATCGAGCTCCCCGACGACCCCTACGATCGACTCACGGGCGTGCTGGTCGAGCGGGATCGATTCGAGGAGGTCCTCGAGCGCCACATCGAGGAGATCGAAACCGAACTGCAGCGAGTTTTCGGGTTCGCCTGA
- a CDS encoding DHH family phosphoesterase, protein MTGPVPELADRAAACADRLLEADRVLLASHIDADGLTSAAIAAQALERAAIPFETVFEKQLDEDAIADIAATDYDVVLFTDFGSGQLDIIGEHEDAGAFMPVIADHHQPADRDTEFHLNPLLFGIDGASELSGAGASYVLSRALADASEGNEPSVAADGGEANGGSRSSSELCSDGGDAAAAAKPATAPRADNRDLAALAVVGAVGDMQASGGELHGANEAIVEDGVEAGVLETGKDLALYGKQTRPLPKLLEYATDVHIPGISNDENGALRFLDGLDLELKRDGEWRRWSGLTNDEKQTVASALVKRAVSTGVPASKIDQLVSTAYVLPEEPVGTELRDASEFSTLLNATARYERADVGLGVCLGDRTGALERARKLLRNHRRNLSEGIDLVTREGVTHEEHLQWFHAGDEIRETIVGIVAGMAMGNEGISRSKPILAFAEKSAEGNAAEEEAGVKVSSRGTHNLVRQGLDLSVVMGEASRAVGGDGGGHDVAAGATVPEGTEDAFIERADEIVGEQLS, encoded by the coding sequence ATGACCGGTCCGGTTCCCGAACTCGCCGATCGCGCCGCCGCCTGTGCCGACCGACTCCTCGAGGCCGATCGCGTCCTGCTGGCCTCCCACATCGACGCCGACGGACTCACCAGCGCCGCGATCGCCGCACAGGCCTTAGAGCGCGCGGCGATCCCCTTCGAGACGGTTTTCGAGAAACAACTCGACGAGGACGCCATCGCCGACATCGCGGCGACCGACTACGACGTCGTCCTCTTCACCGACTTCGGGAGCGGCCAGCTGGATATCATCGGCGAGCACGAGGACGCGGGCGCCTTCATGCCCGTCATCGCCGACCACCACCAGCCCGCCGACCGCGACACCGAGTTCCACTTGAACCCCCTGCTGTTCGGGATCGACGGCGCCTCCGAACTCTCCGGCGCCGGCGCGAGTTACGTTCTCTCGCGGGCGCTCGCGGACGCTTCGGAAGGGAACGAACCGTCCGTGGCGGCCGACGGTGGTGAGGCGAACGGCGGGAGCCGATCCTCGTCGGAGCTATGCTCCGACGGCGGCGACGCTGCCGCGGCCGCGAAGCCGGCCACCGCCCCCCGCGCCGACAACCGGGATCTGGCCGCCCTCGCGGTCGTCGGCGCCGTCGGCGACATGCAGGCCTCCGGCGGGGAGCTCCACGGTGCCAACGAGGCGATCGTCGAAGACGGCGTCGAGGCCGGCGTCCTCGAGACCGGCAAGGATCTGGCGCTCTACGGGAAACAGACCCGTCCGCTGCCGAAACTGCTCGAGTACGCCACCGACGTCCACATCCCCGGCATCTCGAACGACGAGAACGGCGCGCTCCGGTTTCTGGACGGTCTCGACCTCGAGTTGAAACGCGACGGCGAATGGCGCCGCTGGTCGGGACTGACTAACGATGAGAAGCAGACCGTCGCCAGCGCGCTCGTCAAGCGAGCCGTCTCGACGGGCGTCCCCGCGTCGAAGATCGACCAGCTCGTGAGTACGGCGTACGTCCTCCCCGAGGAACCGGTCGGCACCGAACTCCGGGACGCGAGCGAGTTCTCGACGCTGCTGAACGCGACCGCCCGCTACGAGCGCGCTGACGTCGGCCTCGGGGTCTGTCTCGGGGATCGAACGGGCGCCTTGGAACGCGCCCGGAAACTGCTGCGAAACCACCGGCGCAACCTCTCGGAGGGGATCGACCTCGTCACGCGCGAGGGCGTCACCCACGAGGAGCACCTCCAGTGGTTCCACGCGGGCGACGAGATTCGCGAGACCATTGTCGGCATCGTCGCCGGCATGGCGATGGGCAACGAGGGGATCAGCCGCTCGAAGCCGATCCTCGCGTTCGCGGAAAAGAGCGCGGAGGGTAACGCCGCCGAGGAGGAGGCAGGGGTCAAGGTCTCCTCGCGGGGCACCCACAACCTCGTCCGACAGGGACTGGACCTCTCGGTCGTCATGGGCGAAGCTTCGCGGGCCGTCGGCGGCGACGGCGGCGGGCACGACGTCGCCGCGGGAGCGACGGTACCCGAAGGAACAGAGGACGCGTTCATCGAGCGTGCTGACGAAATCGTCGGCGAGCAACTCTCCTGA
- a CDS encoding uroporphyrinogen-III synthase — translation MSDTPNAPTVAVFRPDDERLELAVALLSELGTEPVPDPMLAVEATGTVPRTDADYVVFTSKTGAELVSEAGWEPGDQTVCAIGPATADALRAEGYAVDLVPEEFTSSGLVAALEDRVAGARVEVARSDHGSAVLLDGFEDAGAYVHETILYRLVRPNGSGESAALAAEGDLNAACFTSSLTVDHFLEAAADRGVRDAALEGLADATVGVIGEPTAETAAERGIDVDVVPEEATFDALARETVAAVRPGRE, via the coding sequence ATGAGCGACACTCCCAACGCGCCGACCGTCGCCGTCTTCCGCCCCGACGACGAGCGCCTCGAGTTGGCCGTGGCCCTGCTCTCCGAACTCGGCACCGAGCCGGTTCCGGACCCGATGCTGGCCGTCGAGGCGACCGGCACGGTCCCGCGGACCGACGCCGACTACGTCGTCTTCACGAGCAAGACCGGCGCGGAACTCGTCTCTGAAGCGGGCTGGGAGCCCGGCGACCAGACCGTCTGTGCCATTGGCCCCGCGACGGCCGACGCGCTCCGCGCGGAGGGGTACGCAGTCGATCTCGTCCCCGAAGAGTTCACCTCGAGCGGCCTCGTCGCCGCCCTGGAAGATCGCGTCGCGGGCGCCCGCGTCGAGGTTGCCCGCAGCGACCACGGCAGCGCGGTCCTGCTCGACGGCTTCGAGGACGCGGGCGCGTACGTCCACGAGACGATCCTCTACCGACTGGTCCGTCCCAACGGCAGCGGCGAGTCGGCCGCGTTAGCCGCCGAAGGCGACCTCAACGCCGCCTGCTTCACCTCGTCACTGACCGTCGACCACTTCCTCGAGGCCGCGGCCGACCGAGGGGTTCGGGACGCGGCGCTCGAAGGGCTCGCCGACGCCACCGTCGGCGTCATCGGCGAGCCGACGGCCGAGACCGCCGCCGAGCGGGGAATCGACGTCGACGTCGTGCCCGAGGAAGCCACGTTCGACGCGCTCGCGCGGGAGACGGTCGCGGCCGTCCGACCCGGTCGCGAGTAA
- a CDS encoding DUF7260 family protein: MTDSTVVHRAVACLEDERDDVADRASALETFAREIRDVPTASGPAQAAGTVPATPKAMATAVGSAAATPQPSNDRCETVREAFVETVEPHTIAADDDSLVETMAAELSEEIAVSLAADADWTPALKRAVLEELETQHRKTVLLEETLQRERRTLEEAIDEIDEIVGWLRATADESLLQCGFDDLREKHDRLETHRDRLETLTDERQRQFSGETNPRGTADYRELVAAIYADLPVQFPLLSTAARLYGICGDCQRTVRAHLSRRA; encoded by the coding sequence ATGACGGACTCGACGGTCGTCCACCGGGCGGTGGCCTGTCTCGAGGACGAACGGGACGACGTCGCCGACCGCGCGTCGGCCCTCGAGACGTTCGCGCGAGAGATTCGAGACGTGCCAACGGCGTCAGGACCCGCGCAGGCGGCCGGTACCGTGCCGGCGACGCCGAAGGCGATGGCGACGGCGGTCGGATCGGCGGCCGCGACTCCGCAGCCGTCCAACGACCGCTGTGAGACCGTCAGGGAGGCGTTCGTCGAGACCGTCGAACCGCACACGATCGCGGCCGACGACGACTCGCTCGTCGAGACGATGGCGGCCGAACTCTCGGAGGAGATCGCGGTCTCGCTGGCCGCCGACGCCGACTGGACGCCGGCGCTCAAACGAGCCGTTCTCGAGGAACTCGAGACCCAGCACCGGAAGACGGTGCTGCTCGAGGAAACGCTGCAGCGCGAGCGACGGACGCTCGAGGAGGCGATCGACGAAATCGACGAGATCGTGGGGTGGCTTCGAGCGACGGCCGACGAATCGCTGCTCCAGTGCGGGTTCGACGACCTGCGCGAGAAACACGACCGACTCGAGACCCATCGGGACCGCCTCGAGACGCTGACCGACGAGCGACAGCGGCAGTTCTCCGGGGAGACAAATCCCCGCGGGACCGCCGACTACCGAGAACTCGTCGCGGCGATCTACGCGGATCTCCCCGTCCAGTTCCCGCTGCTGTCGACCGCGGCGCGGCTGTACGGGATCTGTGGCGACTGCCAGCGGACGGTTCGCGCGCATCTGTCGCGGCGCGCTTAG
- the cobA gene encoding uroporphyrinogen-III C-methyltransferase yields MSTDSTSADPGTVYLVGSGPGDPDLLTVKAKRLLEESDVVLHDKLPGPEIIDLLPEDRREDVGKRANGDRTPQSEINERLVELAREDKAVVRLKGGDSFVFGRGGEEAEYLATHDVPFEVVPAVTSAIAAPAVAGIPVTHRDHASSVSFVTGHEDPTKAESAVDWEALAATGGTIVVLMGVGRLPDYTKALLESGMASETPVALVERGTWPDQQVATGTLETIVDARDEVGIEPPAVTVIGDVAGIRASVVDFLQNDDGAIGADEEGRYNR; encoded by the coding sequence ATGTCAACGGACTCCACCAGCGCCGACCCGGGAACGGTCTACCTCGTCGGGAGCGGCCCCGGCGATCCCGATCTGCTGACCGTCAAGGCCAAGCGACTGCTCGAGGAGAGCGACGTCGTCCTCCACGACAAACTGCCGGGTCCGGAGATCATCGATCTCCTGCCCGAGGACCGCCGCGAGGACGTCGGGAAGCGCGCGAACGGCGACCGCACGCCCCAGTCGGAGATCAACGAGCGACTGGTCGAACTCGCCCGCGAGGACAAAGCCGTCGTCCGCCTGAAGGGCGGCGACTCCTTCGTCTTCGGCCGCGGCGGCGAGGAAGCCGAGTACCTCGCGACCCACGACGTTCCCTTCGAGGTCGTCCCTGCGGTCACCTCGGCTATCGCCGCGCCCGCGGTCGCCGGCATCCCGGTCACCCACCGCGACCACGCCTCCTCGGTGTCGTTCGTCACGGGCCACGAGGACCCGACCAAGGCAGAGTCGGCGGTCGACTGGGAGGCCCTCGCGGCGACCGGCGGCACCATCGTCGTCCTGATGGGCGTCGGCCGTCTGCCTGACTACACGAAGGCGCTGCTCGAGTCCGGGATGGCCTCCGAGACGCCCGTCGCGCTCGTCGAACGAGGCACCTGGCCCGACCAGCAGGTCGCGACGGGGACCCTCGAGACCATCGTCGACGCCCGAGACGAGGTCGGGATCGAACCCCCCGCGGTGACGGTGATCGGCGACGTCGCCGGCATCCGGGCGTCGGTTGTCGACTTCCTGCAGAACGACGACGGCGCCATCGGTGCCGACGAGGAGGGGAGGTACAACCGATGA
- a CDS encoding DUF7551 domain-containing protein, whose translation MVGTTLREIRHEIERLASDDGDYYVVCARSGERPVPVAGQRFATRTAAADAARATEQYRAALRQYDPQLPYYDPIVRQEQPLHVGDGPDDPDGGTDPVPQQPVDRGGEADDPLISFCHDVSGAVFEALSGSEHDEAETAIMETYLAAAEATTDRNTLCLVLLEAMAAELERHLTVDERTRLLRDAAANLPSVASAADPVEASLAYLDSLSLVRAYDVVREPRPEIDAWSVSLRGYAIDCDGRRFPTLPIGIDILRRTSEATAALGVTDVTALGEGDWELVVTSDVEAAGGLVCLTEDEL comes from the coding sequence ATGGTCGGAACGACACTCAGAGAGATTCGCCACGAGATCGAACGGTTGGCCAGCGACGACGGCGACTACTACGTCGTCTGCGCTCGCTCCGGCGAGCGGCCCGTCCCCGTCGCAGGCCAGCGGTTCGCGACCCGTACGGCCGCGGCCGACGCGGCTCGAGCGACCGAACAGTACCGGGCGGCGCTCAGACAGTACGATCCGCAGTTGCCCTACTACGATCCCATCGTCCGGCAAGAGCAGCCGCTGCACGTCGGCGACGGGCCTGACGACCCCGACGGGGGCACGGACCCCGTCCCCCAGCAGCCCGTCGATCGCGGCGGCGAGGCCGACGATCCGTTGATCAGTTTCTGTCACGACGTCTCCGGCGCCGTGTTCGAGGCCCTCTCGGGGAGCGAGCACGACGAGGCCGAGACGGCGATCATGGAGACCTATCTGGCCGCCGCCGAAGCTACGACCGACCGGAACACGCTCTGTCTGGTGTTGCTCGAGGCGATGGCGGCCGAACTCGAGCGACACTTGACCGTCGACGAACGGACGCGACTGCTGCGGGACGCGGCGGCGAATCTCCCGTCGGTCGCGTCAGCGGCCGACCCCGTCGAGGCGAGTCTGGCGTATCTCGACTCGCTGTCGCTGGTACGGGCGTACGACGTCGTACGCGAGCCGCGGCCGGAGATCGACGCCTGGAGCGTCTCCCTGCGCGGGTACGCCATCGACTGCGACGGCCGACGGTTTCCGACGCTACCGATCGGGATCGACATCCTGCGCCGGACGTCAGAGGCGACCGCGGCGCTGGGCGTGACCGACGTGACCGCGCTGGGCGAGGGCGACTGGGAACTCGTCGTGACCAGCGACGTCGAGGCCGCGGGCGGCCTCGTCTGTCTCACGGAGGACGAGCTATGA